Proteins encoded in a region of the Poecilia reticulata strain Guanapo linkage group LG14, Guppy_female_1.0+MT, whole genome shotgun sequence genome:
- the nccrp1 gene encoding F-box only protein 50: MLQRRSRFLLISEERETTRSLSRAMSAAEWKQKCEAEWGLQGVPMPDAVDWKSVYEAKPLGRNLLKNPAPIGFSKDTPPPEPEYPDAPPGGPPRFQPEGNFASWTTKTEVLPYDTSGIPEGVVVCGLPQHSWFTLEQVVDLKAEGLWDELLDKFQPEIVIQDWYEESQLHDYIYELHVKLLAADKTTIISLHTAKPKENMSVYSHNWKEVSHVFSSYGPGVRYVHFQHRLKNSFLNDFFPTRFTDSSVIVKPVRSSS, translated from the exons ATGCTCCAACGCCGCTCGCGCTTCCTGCTTATTTCAGAGGAGCGCGAGACCACGCGGAGCCTGTCACGCGCGATGTCTGCCGCAGAGTGGAAGCAGAAATGCGAGGCGGAGTGGGGTCTGCAGGGCGTCCCGATGCCTGACGCTGTGGACTGGAAGTCCGTGTATGAAGCCAAGCCGCTGGGACGGAACCTGCTGAAGAACCCGGCTCCTATCG GGTTTAGTAAGGACACCCCTCCGCCTGAGCCCGAGTATCCAGATGCTCCTCCAGGTGGACCTCCCCGCTTTCAGCCTGAAG GTAACTTTGCTAGCTGGACCACGAAAACAGAGGTCCTGCCTTATGACACCAGTGGCATCCCAGAGGGCGTTGTGGTCTGTGGGTTGCCGCAGCACAG CTGGTTCACCTTGGAGCAGGTTGTGGACCTGAAGGCAGAGGGACTGTGGGATGAGCTGCTGGACAAGTTTCAGCCTGAAATAGTCATTCAAGATTG GTATGAGGAAAGTCAGCTGCACGATTACATCTATGAGCTGCATGTAAAGCTGCTGGCTGCAGACAAAACGACAATCATCTCACTGCACACAGCTAAGCCCAAAGAGAACATGAGTGTTTACTCCCACAACTGGAAGGAg GTGTCTCACGTGTTCTCCAGCTACGGACCCGGTGTGAGATACGTCCACTTCCAGCACAGACTGAAGAACAGCTTCTTAAACGACTTCTTCCCCACACGCTTCACTGACAGCTCTGTCATTGTGAAGCCAGTCAGAAGCAGTTCATAG